The Ipomoea triloba cultivar NCNSP0323 chromosome 4, ASM357664v1 DNA segment CAAGAATGGTCCTCCATTATATCCTCCTAATTCTgagaactaaaaaaataaaatatcccGGGTATATCATTATCTTGGGTGGCAGGGAACAGTTGAGGAGAGAATGGAGGCAGTGCAAGCCAGGAAACAGCGTATGATTTCTGGTGCCCTAACAGACCAAGAAGTGCGAACAGCACGAATTGAGGAACTTAAGATGCTTTTCACATAGAATGTAGAGGGAGAGATGTTGTGCTTCTTCTACTTCGTCATGGTGCTTGGATCTCTGAAGCTTTTCATTTCAGAGTAAGAAAGAACCTCAACAACACAAAACAACTGATCGTCTAGCTGTGTACTAAATGTATTCTAACTTTTCCTGAAGGAGGAAGCGGGGACGGTCGGATTGGAGATTTGGAGGTAGGACTGCTTGCAGAGTCAGGAGTACATTATTATAGTGTTCTGTTGTAATGATCAACACATTAGAGATAGTTTTGAAGCCCCTCATAACTGCTacacaatattattttaattaatttgtgtaAAATTTTGCTATCTATTTGTGACAAATTCAAACCGGCAGTTAATTTCTATTAGGGGATGTTCggcggaaaatatttttcaaggaACCTCATATGACTTTGATTGTATTAAGTATAGTTTGGAGTTGAAATTTACCCCGTATCatataatgtttatttaaatattatcattacatttattatatttttataatgaaatatataattaaaattttataatttataaattattgttatttttaaattattattatcatgtaggaacatatttatttttatatttattattctttaaaattccaaaatcaaataataaaattaatattttcagtggaacatattcatttttatatttattattctttccACCAACCATTAACAATTCTATTCTAATTTTCTGATGGCCATATCCCCTCTCCTTATTTCTTTCTCGTCAGCGTCTCACTGCACAAGACATGAAAACAATGATGCAACGATTGCGTTCTTAGTTAGAAGTCTCTTCTAACAACGCCAACGCCTCATCTCAGCTGGTTAAAATTCAACTGAGTTGTACAAATTGTATGGTAATAATACTTCTGTGAATATGCCCGTAGATAAGTATTGAAAGCAACCGTCTACTTTAATAAAGCTATTGGCATTGCAATATGCAAGTTTAAAGCATAAACTCTCCAATCGTGTGTCTATGTGGTGTACACACAAACACTTGAATCTTTTAAATGTACAGATTAcaagttgaaaaaaataaattatagcaGTTGGCATTTCAAAAGAATGAAGAGAGGCGGCAAACATTTCTcggatgaagaaaatgaaataaacctCATTGATAGGCCAAAAAAAGATAGATAGGTTGAAGGCATACGTTGCTATGTTGTGTTTACTGTAGATTGAGAAGCCTTCCCTGACTTTGGGGTTCCATCAATGGCTATATTCCCCACTCTGGCTTCCATCGTCTCTCTCTCGTCTGTCTCAATACATTTACCATTTTCTGGTCCATGTGGAGGTGAATTATTAATTGCAGAGGGCACGAGATTTCGTGGACCTCCCATTATCCATGGATGAGTAAGACACTGCGCTGCTGTAGGTCTTTTCTCCGGCACAAAATCAAGTATGGGCACGAGGAAATCTGCCATCTCGCTTGCATCTTGCTCGCTGAACTCATATTTTTCCATTAGCACTTTGTTTAGAGGCCAGAACCGCAATCGTCTGATATGCCTCAAGTCTCCATATCTGTTGAAGAATTCCCGTGAATAGCGCCCCCCTAAGGCAATCTATGTACACAACTCAAATCAGCAGGCTATATAGTGGTTCTCCATAAGAGAATTCACCAGCCAAGTTTTTCCAGATCTGTTTGGCTAAACCCTAGAAGAGTAATTATTCTAAGTAGCATGCGGGAGTACATGTAAAGAAGCTAACCTTGCGTGGCATCATCCCCAGGAGCTCCATCATTAAGGCCAAGTGATCCTGTGAAGTAGGGGGAAGGGATGATCAACAACTATTTAACAATAAAATAGATGGCAATCATCATCACAGATCTTGAGATTATTCAATTCAAATTACAGGTAGAAACAAAATTGTGATGTTAGTTCAAACTTCAAAGGAATACTCATACACTGGCAATGCTGCAATAAAAAGCAAGATCATCTTTTGCCTCCCTTCAAGGACATTAGCATTTCATTCATTCACATTTAACTATATACTTTATTACTTTTGATTCAAACTCCAGCATCAACTAGTTACATTAATAACCCAAAGGGAAAATAAGGTTACAGTGCAACAAACAAAAGATGCCACGTGCAGAAATGCAGAATTTTCACATGAAATTGTTGTTTTATTGATATCCAATTGAATTACACATAGCAATACATATCCAATTTTGGGTCATAATTCCAATATGATATGTATTATATGTCAGCCCATACAACTTCCAACAGGTTACCCTTTTTAAGATATTACAAGGGAAGTCCTCTCTTAAACAGCAAACAATGAGCCAATAACTATTCTTTGTGGTACATAGAATGATTGCTTTAAACAGATATCAGTACTATTTGGTCTTCACTTTGAAAGGCAATCTCAGTAACAGAATCTAAGTCATCAACTTAAATGAATCCCTCCCAACCTTTTGTTATAAAAGAACCTCTTCGTCTAACAGACATTATAGGTGGAGTAAAAATTTTTAGAAAGAggaacaaataatttttatttgaatcatatgttttttttcttatagTTTCTTTTCTCCCCcctttttcttataattttttaaagttccCTATCACAGTATCAATGTATCATACCTAATATATTTTGGCAAAAATAAGCTCTAAGCTGAAAAGTTGCTAACAAACATGAAACATCAGGTACTGTGGATTAAAGCAAGTTCAATGAGAAAACATCAGGTACTATGGATAATAGTCTCATATCTTGGTAGGTAGTAAACTGGTTAAAGCAGTGTGAATGCTTGCTGGTGTGAACAATACaacataattttatatgaaGTAAAGCTCCCCATGTGTGCACTACAGATCCACCAAAATAATTTCAATGTCATTATTGTttctttaatattaatatagatGCATAACAATCTTAAATTTCAAAAGATTGACATTAATTCACCTCTATAGTTTTAGTTAAACCAATCATCAATTTTATGTTTCTACAAACTCATAAAGACAATTACTGTGATCATACAGGCTTTCTGATATCATAATCATAACAAACAGAAGTAGTGCAACCCAGCAATGAGCTAAGACATCCCTTTGAAAAACATTGAACAGATGTTTGTTTTACCACACAATTCAAGCAGTAAAGAGAATTCATCACTGATCCAACTCACAGACAAAGTGGCCTTGCagaaaaactaaaaaggaaaatcaataTAAAATGAGATTATTGTACCTCATCCCTGTCATAATTGTCACCACTATGAGGATCAAAAAGAACATCTCCTGTTGCCAACTCAAAGCAAATGCAAGCTAAGGACCAAAGATCTGCAGGAGTTGAGTACTTGGAGCCCAGGAGAACTTCCGGACATCTATATTGCCTAGTTTGAATATCGCTTGTAAACTGCTTATAAGTCCAACATGCATTCCCAAAATCAACCAATTTGCACTTGAGGTCCACTTCAGCTAAAAGTTTTTTTCTTGTTGAACGGCTACCTCGTTTATGTCTTTGAATTTCTTGGTGCCCATCTATGGCTTCACTGGGTTTATTTGATACATCTTCTTGGACTTTAGACTCAGTTTGATCATCAACTGAGTCTCCATCTGGCTTTTCATCATGATTAGAATCTTCAGGAGTACATACTTCATTATCTGGCTCAATTTCCTCAGAAGCTTCTTTCCCAGCACATCTTTGAGCTGCTCTCTTAGCCTTTCTCCGAATTTTCTTCTTCTGGTTCTTGGTCAGATCACCATTTGAACTCTTGGCGTCCTTTGAAGACCCAGTCTCTGAGACAATCTTGGTTTTGCTAGATGGCAGAACGAGAGGTGCGCCGGACCTCCTTGGATCTTTGGCTGGATCAATCATCGATAGGAGTAAAATATTTTCTGGCTTCAAGTCCGTGTGTATGATCGAAAGCTGGCGATGCAGATAATCCAGGCCAACTAAAATGTGAACACAAATTTCTTTAACCTTGTGAAGAGGAACCCCTCGATAGTCCGAATACTTAATAAGGGTCAAAAGATTATCACCCAAGTACTCAAAAACCATGCAAACATGCTGTCCATTAGGGCCTGAATGCTTAAAGTTATCCAATAACTTCACAACACACTTTTGGTCATCTGAGTCTCCTTCAGCAATCTGCTTTAGTATTGTAATTTCATCCATTGCTGCTTCAGTATAATGCTGGGCACTCTTCTGAACTTTCAAAGCCACATATTTCTATCCCCCACCAAAAACAGAAGAAATTAGCTCATAAGATAAAGAAGTGAAACTcagtaaaaatattaaaactctCCACATCACCCCCATACCAGATTTTATTGACTCTCATTAGACACATTGTAGACAAacagaagaaataaaaaataataatattaataacaggaTATTTAGTTCGTACTGAAACCAGTAAATCCAATTGTTTTTTTCCAATTATTGTCCCTTCTTCGAGTTAGAACAGACAAAGAGTACTTGTGATTGAAATTAATATAAGATGAATAAACAGTACATTGTGCTTCCTATCCATCttctttttaacacattttatccCAACCTTTCAATACTAGTGGAGTAATAAAATCACCTCCAGCAGATATCTATACAAACAGACAAATACACGTATAAACATCCATCcatatatgaattaaataaaagaaaaaacagatTTTTAAAAAGCGTGGAAAGTGTAAAGAAACAAAACTTACGGATTTTTGAGTGTCCCAAGCTAGCCATACAGTGGAGAAGTGGCCCCAACCGAGCTTGCTCTGAACTATGTAGCGTCCGTGCTTAAATGTATCTCCGATTCGGACAGCGTGATAGCCTCCCCGCCTGTAGTCTTCAGTCCCTTCGTCCTCCGATGTATAGTCGCTCGTCTCACTCTGATCGTCGCCGCGCCGGTCATCGGTCTCCGCCATCTACCACCACCGATTAGACAGCTCGGAGCTCCAGCAAAGATCCGAGAATGAATCAGCTATTCAAATCTTGCACACTGTGAAAAaagggagagagaaagagggagGGAGGGGGGAATTAGGGTTTTCTAAATTTGATTTGAGTGGAGGAAGATAACTTGTTTATTACTGATACCGCTGTACAATAAGCAGGGTGTGTTTAactgtttattttattttattccgtAAAATGAAATACTCCTCCtacctttattttaaaaaacgtctctctctctctctctcatcgtAGGCTTTGCCGGGAAACTGAGGAAAGGATAATGGCTTAAATGGCTTAAAAGGGATGTCCCTCTCAGCCGTGATTTCGTTGTTTTTACtcttttctaattaaaaaaaatttagtgcctaattaatttcaGTGTAGTTAAATTTCCGATTCAATCAACAATGTGGACCCTTGTTGCCTTACTGAATAAAACCATGCGGACTTGCGGAGtactattttattttcctagtttttactttttaacgtgatattttcttttaacgtgatataaaattcttttaattaagtaattaactcattcaacaataaaaatgatatatatattataggaaAAGCTCATgtgataatatatttttatgtaaaaaGTGAAACATGTTCTAACAAATTATCGTCACATCAGGAAATAAAGTGAATAAGTAAAATAGGAATTACATGTATTAGAACTCTAAAATTACTACCTAATAATGATTAATAATTGGCGTGATGTAATATTGCTACATCAAGAAATAACGgtttaataataattctttgaaCAGATAAcataaattatcaattttgataTCTATATTTTTTGTCATCTGTTGGTTGTCTTTTTTCTGTCGGCTCACTTGTTTGCGTTCACTTAATCATTCTTTTCATCACTCTCCTAGTCATTGACATTATATTCTAtccgaattattattattcttcttctttcttcttttttttttttctttttgccattaaagaggaaaaaaaaaactgtgcaATAAAAAGTACAAACTTCTGCTTAGCAAAACTGAGTTCAAAGTCGGAAACAGTACGAGTACGCAAATGTCCAAATTATATTCCCTTTCAAACTATGAATGAATACTGGATTTTCATTGTTCAGCTAGTTTCTACAAGATCATTTCATGTCATCAACCTATACCTTTGAACACATAAATAGAGTACAGGTGCCGAATAACACCAGAAGCAAGGCAAAAATGTCCTAAATAAATAGCTCATCCTCGTGATATATGCACACACAACGCACAAAAAACTATTATACATGCACTTGTTGAAAAACAAATCAACCTGCAGCAGTAGTGCACTAGGTATAGTGCATCCAAAGGGCACCTGATGAGGtcacatcatcatcttcatcttcatcttcatctgcCTCACCATTATTATAGATGCAGTTGtt contains these protein-coding regions:
- the LOC116016737 gene encoding SRSF protein kinase 2, producing the protein MAETDDRRGDDQSETSDYTSEDEGTEDYRRGGYHAVRIGDTFKHGRYIVQSKLGWGHFSTVWLAWDTQKSKYVALKVQKSAQHYTEAAMDEITILKQIAEGDSDDQKCVVKLLDNFKHSGPNGQHVCMVFEYLGDNLLTLIKYSDYRGVPLHKVKEICVHILVGLDYLHRQLSIIHTDLKPENILLLSMIDPAKDPRRSGAPLVLPSSKTKIVSETGSSKDAKSSNGDLTKNQKKKIRRKAKRAAQRCAGKEASEEIEPDNEVCTPEDSNHDEKPDGDSVDDQTESKVQEDVSNKPSEAIDGHQEIQRHKRGSRSTRKKLLAEVDLKCKLVDFGNACWTYKQFTSDIQTRQYRCPEVLLGSKYSTPADLWSLACICFELATGDVLFDPHSGDNYDRDEDHLALMMELLGMMPRKIALGGRYSREFFNRYGDLRHIRRLRFWPLNKVLMEKYEFSEQDASEMADFLVPILDFVPEKRPTAAQCLTHPWIMGGPRNLVPSAINNSPPHGPENGKCIETDERETMEARVGNIAIDGTPKSGKASQSTVNTT